Genomic segment of Lepus europaeus isolate LE1 chromosome 6, mLepTim1.pri, whole genome shotgun sequence:
aatagttgaaatctcAGACAGTTTGAAATCCACCCTGAAAATGGACATATCCAGATTGAGAATTAGAATCAAAGTAGAGGGACCAGCCCTATGGCAtaagggttaagccaccgccagcaatgccagcatcccatatgggcaccaattgctccacttcccatccagcttcctgctaatgagcctaggaaaatagtggaagatggtccaactacttgggctcctgcatccacgtgggagatgtggatgatgcgcctggctcctgacttcagcttcgtcattgtggctatttggggagtaaaccaggggatggacgaCTTTTCTTTATGTCTCTAACTATGccattcacataaaataaatctaaaaaaaaaaaatcagagtagaaaatTTATTGTAAAAAACCGCATGAACATTGCAGTCATCCTTTCAACTAATATGAAGTACAAACTCAAAATGCGATAGGCATTAAGGCATCAGAGGGTTCATAATGTAATGGAAAGATAGATTAAACAGATATGTGAATGCAATATCATGATACCAGCAGACCCTAGGTGTGATAAGACGCATTATAGGAGTGCTTTGAAAATCTGAAGTAACATGTCATCAATTTGGAACATAATGAATTGTAAGAGACACCATTATTGTTGGATCACTGGGGAGGGGAAGTGTTGTTAATTAAACTATGACACAATGCTATTGCATCAAATAGAACTTTTAAACACTGTACTGAATACTACCAGCAGGAACATCAGTGATGcaacatttttataaagaatattcCACTGTTGGTTTTGGTAATGTTTTCCAAACAGTTGGTGTCTGTTCTGTGAGTTTTGATGCTGGTACTTTCTTGATCCAAACACAAGGTGTCAACGAAAGGTTTTCAGACCACAATCAAGACTTCAGATGGTTGACTGAAAACTCAGGAGTTTGCAGTTGTCCAGTCATACCACCAAGAATAACCACCTCACAACTGCCTTCTGGTGACAGTATTGTAAGATGCCATTGATTTTAAGTCACATTCCTAttttagaaatgttaaaatggaaataaaatacatcttaatatCAATAAAATACCACTTAGTGCTGGTGCTATTAGAATAAGTGCTATTAGGAGAACATACAAAGAGCTCTATGAGCATTGAGGGTAGAACACCTAACTCTCACAAAGTGTTACCTGAGCAGACAGAATGCACATGAGGATGCATGAGTGTGTATAAGGGGCAGAAAAGCTGGAACATGTGTGTGGAGGAGGGAAAGCAGGACCACAATCATGAAGCTTTCATGTTCCCAACCAAGAaattttggatttaattttttcagtGATAGGGAGACAAAGATTTGGAGCCAAGAAACAACCTACTAATCAGATTCTCTTTTTCGAAAGAATttcaggggcaagcattgtgacacagtagttaagataccactgggaatgccagcttcccatatcagagtgcctaggttccggtgccttctccacttctgatctaacatTCTTGCTAatccacaccctggaaggcagcagcagacaatggctcaagtagctgggtccctgccatccaggtggtaGACTGGATTGGATTTCAGGCTCCAGCCTTCAttctggcccacctctggctttgggggagtgaacaagcaaatggaagatctttctcacgtgcgctctctcttgctcgctcgctcgctctcttctctcttgctctgcctttcaaattaaactttataaaagaaaaaaatttcagtaaGAATTTTAAGGATGGTTTAGAATGAGAAGGCAGTGAACAAGGAGACCAATTAGATGGTTTCTGCATTAATCcacaaaaaatataagaaactgGCAACTAGGAAAGTGAGAAAGTAATCAAAGCCACTGAGATGAAAGAATTGACAAGACTTTGTGAACTGAGTTGATGGAGGCAGAATCCTGATGTTGTGTGGTTAAAACCATCTTGTGTCATGTAAAGTATCATCAAGCTCCTGGTAACTATAAATTCTAATGAGATGTGTAACTCTTCCCTAAAGGACCTATGCTGTTTATTCAGTCATTTGTTcgacaaatatttgttgaatgcccAATATGTGCATGCAGCTGGGAATTAAGCTGTGAGTAAAGCCGGGGAAATGCCTATCCTTACAACATTTAATGTTCTGGCAGGAGAGGTGGACAAACAGGATCAATAAGTAAAACACATGATACATTTGCTGTTAGTGCTTGgaggaaaaataaagcagggaaaggaaagaaagtaaaatacaTGGTACCTTTGCAAAAGGAGGGGTGTTGGCATTCTGGACATGGAGAACAGGGAAGGTAGTAATTGAGAAAATGACATTGGAGTAGAAACCAGAGAGCAGTCAAAGTGAAGTTCAACAGATATCTAGGGAAAAACACAGTCTTCCCATTTATTTTACGGAAATACCATGCTCTCAATGTTTGTGATTCCTCAAAATTCTTATTGGGAAATACATTTTTCCTGACTGTCAAgacatttcaaacattttctcttttgtataGTTATTGAATGTAGAGATAGGCAATATgggctttaaaaattataaataagacCTGCTGGGCTTTACCTTCTGAAAGTATACAGTCTACGTATTATTTCTGAAAAGTTGAGGAATTACCATATACCTTTACAACTTAatgacttttctattttatttttcaaaagctttAAATGTGGGAAAAAAAGTATACAGTCTAGTAGAGAAAGACATGCAATACTAGCATCATATAATCAATACCAAAAGATATATACCAATCATTGCTCTAACTGAAGTGAGAAATTCATTCAGACCAGAGGGGGATAGAAGCAAGCAACTAAAtgaagaagcttttttttttttccaaaactttaCAGTTTTCTagctctaatttttttaaagatttatttatttgaaaggcagagtgacagagagagagaggagagagagagagagataccgatcttccatgcactggttcactccccaaatggctgcaacagacaggagtcaggaactcttctgggcctcccacgtgggtgcaggttccaaagcacttggacctcttccactgctttcacaggcacaataatagggagctggattgcaagtggagcagccaggactcaaaccagcacccatatcagatggtagcttaaccttctacaccacagtgccagcatcagctctcaattttttatttgaaagtagagcttATTCTCAAAAATTTACAAACTACAAAACCAGtaatagaaaaacacaaaagtcACTTTTAATCTCACTTCCTAGTGATAGCCACTAATGACATTTAGTGTGTATGCCctcctttatattttaaataaattgagatcttattaaatattttaaatcttgcTTTTTCCCCACTTCATATAATGTGATAATTTCTCatagcaaataattttttaaaatatgactttaaaaaatatttatttgagaggcagagttacagacatcttctatcactggttcactccccaaatggccacaacggctggaagccaggagccaggagcttcttccagatctgccacgcaggtgaaagggcccaagcacttaggccattttctattgctttctcaggccataagccaagagctggatcggaagaggagcagcctggacaccaatcagtgcccatatgggatgccagcgcctcaggtggaagcttaacctgctacaccacagcaccagcccctaaatgtgACTTTAATAAGTACATAATATTCCACCCCATGGAtatattaatgatttatttttctcttattactGGATATTTTATTTCCAGATGTTTCACTTTTGTAAGTAATGATATATTGAACAACACTATACAACAAACTTTATAATAATTCAACAACTAGTTGCTGCTCTGGATATTGGAGATACATTAGTGAACAAACCATCCAGAGTCCCTGCCCTAATGAGGAGGAGAGACCATGTAAACTGAATGTTATGTTAGATGATGGTAAGAActctggagaaaaataaagcaggaaaggGAATAAGAAGTGCAGTGGTGGGAGCCTGAGGAGTGTATTTTTAAGGACAGTCAGGAAGGAACTTGAAAATGACATTTGAGAGACGACCTGAAGGCAGTGGAGCAGTAGGCCAATGAAAACATTCGGGGCAGAGAAAAGCTTGTAAAAACCCCAAGTTTGGTAGTGGATTGGGCTTGTGTAAGCAACAGCCAGGAAGCTAGAGCAGGCAAGGGAAGCTGAATGAAGTGGAGTCCAAGAGCTGGGTGAAGCCAGCTCATGTTGGACACTGCTGATCACGGCCCCTAACTGTAGAACAGCGGCAGCTGTGGTGGCTCTGGCAGTTCCATACCAAGTCCAAGCAACATAAAATCACCATGACTGTGCACAGGCTCCTCAGGTTCTCCTCGGTTGTCCAGTCAGCAGTCCCAGTCCATCTGCAGAGGAACATTGGCAATACAGcagtgggttttattttttaaagatttatttatttgagaggcagagttacacagaggcagagttaaaggcagaaaaagagatcttccatgtgctaggacactccccaaatgactgcaacagctggagcttggctgaaccgaagccaggagccaggagccaggagccaggaaccagaagcttcctctgggtctcccaggagacccagggggcccaagcacttgggccatcttctactgctttcccaggccacagcagggagctgggttggaagtggagcagctgggtctccagccagcacccattttgggtgtcagcactgcagatggcagttttacccactacaccacagtgccggccccagcagtgGAATTTAATAAGGAACTTCATCTTGTACAGAAACTCTGCATGAACAAGACTAGAGAATACAAATCTAAGCGACAGGCATCTGGAGGACCTGTTGGTGTGCACCCAGAGTGCCAGCAGGATCTGAAGAGGGAGCTTTTTAAGTTGAAGCAAATATTTGGTAAAGCAGACCTGAACACGTTCCCTCAAATTTGAAGAGCCAAAAATTGAAACCATCAAAAGACCCTGGTCCTGAAGAAGTAATGTAAAATTAATCTGTTGTAGATTAGTTGTAAAATTAATCAGAAGCAGTAGAGTAAACATACCTTTCACAATTatcaaatgttattttaattttgattccaAATAAATTACCTGGTGATGTTAGGAGAAAAAATAACCAAGAATTTGGCCTCTAGACTGACTAAAATAGAAGGGTTTTGAGCCGAGGGATATCTAATCATtttgacttttctgtaaagggtaGAAACACATCAAAAGATTATTGCTATAATCCGGGTGagcagtgatggtgatggtggttttTGGACAAATAGGATGACAGTAATTGGGGTGGgacgtgggttttttttttttaagggggggGTGAGACTTAGAAATATGATATGAGAGAAAAGAGGCAAAGATGACTTCAAAAATCTCCAATTAGCTTCTTGGGTTGAATTTCTAGAGGGGAAAAATCATTATATCCATTTTTCAGGTCCTTTTTACCTAGGGCCAAATTGTTCACCTGAAGAATCAATTTATACTTGCAGAATTCTATAAAGAATATGGTTTATAAAAGtttttgaggggccggtgccgtggctcacttggctaatcctctgccttcggcgctggaatctcatatgggcgccgggttctagtcccggttgattctcttctagtccagctctctgtggtggcccaggaaggcagtggaggatggcccaagtgcctgcacctccatgggagaccaggaagaagcacctggctcctggcttcagatcggcatagctccggcagtagtggccgtttggggggtgaaccaacagaaggaagacctttctgtctgtctctccctctcattgtctgtaactctacctgtcaaataaataaataaaaaatcttttaaaaaaagtttttgagaaAAAGTGTCCCAACCAGAATTTTGAAAATAGCTTTACAAATTACTTTAGCCTTCAtagcattatcagagagctgaattgttCACTGACATTTTCATGTTTATGTTACCATGTTTTAAACAGGAAAATCTTTCTGGTAGAGATTATCAAGGGCTAAGTGTTTCTCTTTTGAACTTATAGAAATAACTAAAACATGGAGTAAAATACTATGAGGAACATTTACCCAAAAGGAAAGGACAAGGAaaaggaactttaaaaattagagaaaaaggtggaatcaggagccagacttGTCAAagtaaagagaaagcaaagagaatttcagaaaaaccagtatgtttctttctttcaaaaaattactgAAACATCAAAGAAAGTAAAGACTGAAGAAAAGCCATTAGATTGAAAAAGTCAGTGTTGGCTTTTGTAAGTGTCTTTTTAGTGCAATTATGAATACAGAAGAAGGGATGGGCGGTTAGCCTAGCATCTAAAGACACAGTTAGGACACCTGTGTCTCATATCCTGACACTCGGGTTTCATCCCTGgccctgactcctgattccagcttcctgctactgtggaccctgagaggcaacagttatggctcaagaacttggatccctgccacccatgtagcagacaTGGATTAAGTTCCTGCTTTGGCTGGCCTAGCTCTAggcactgtggacatttggtgtACTCTCTCAATATatatttctccccctcccccgcaaataagtacataaataaataaatgaacaatttaaaaagagagggaaatggGGTAAATTAGGTCACTAGCAATTTTAGTGAATGATTGAAGGCAGAGAATATAACTTCTCTTTTTGCACTATAAAAGGAAATAAGAGTGGTAGCTCAAAAGACTAAAgaaaggagtcttttttttttttttaaggtaaaaggAAAACCTAAACATGTTTTGAGGTagagaaaaagcagaagaaaattgaAGCTGTGAGAAAGATGCCATTGGTATGGCAATGGGAACAGGAGAAGACAAGTCCTCAACGACTTAGTGAGGACATTAGGATATCAATGCAGGGGCATTAACTTCTCTGAGACCAGAAATAATAACAAGAATATAAGCAAAGCAACTAGCACAATTGCCAGTGTGATGGTTAGCTGTGTATGTCCATCtgactgggccacagtgccgcaAGTCATTTGGTCCAACAATTGTTCTGAGTGTGTCTGTGAAGGTGTTTCTGGATGAGATTCACATTCACCTGTGCACACTGAGTAAAGCAGATGTGGACGGGCCTCATCCACTAAGTTGAAAACACGAATAGAACAAAAAGACTGAGAAAAGGAGAATTTCTTCTGCCTTCCTGCCCTTGAGCTGGGACACTGGTCTTTTCTTGGCTTCAgactcaaactgaaatatcacTCTATTGAACCTACTAGCCTTTGGATTGGAACTGTACCATCAAGTCCTCCCATTCTCAGGCCTTCATGATCCAGGCCAGACCAAACCATCTGCTCTCCCCATCTCCAGCTTGCTCACTACAGGTCTTGGCGCTGCTTAGTCTCCATAATTGcaagaattgtgtgtgtgtgtgtgtgtgtgtcttccatcagTTCTTTtcctctggagaaccctgattaATACAGCCCATATATAGTCAATGTTTAGTGTATGTTGAATGACAAAACCAATTGTAGTCAGATGTGGAGGAGACGGATGCACAGGGATCTCTGGGAGGTAGACAACTGTCCAAGCTGACCAGTGAGACTAAGGACCAAGCTAAatgctcttgaaaaatgcctttggTAGTATGGACTAGCAAGCAGATATCTGGACTCTAGATGGGCAGAGATGCAGACAGGCAGGTGTTCCTGTGAGTGTTCAGAGATCTGTGTCAGGAGAGTAATGGTAAGTAACCTGCAAAGACCAAATGTTGAAAGCCTCAAGAAAGCGAGGGAAAACAAACATTTCTCTGTCAGTTTGTGGTGTGGCTTTCCCCGGTCACTTAATCCAACAAATCTGGAAGTCCAGTGTTCTTGCTTTAtcagaaaaggaaatggagaataaataatattaatcaaAAGATCCCAGGTCACAAAGTAGAATGGAGCTCAAGTTCAGATCTGAATCCAGAGGAAAATGCTGGGTAAGTGTGATGGTGGTTATCATTGGCCCATCCACGAGAACTGAAGCTTAGGAAGAAGGTTCCTATCCTTGTGGTAACTATATGAACTGTGATCCAGGGTAGAGACTCAAGGCACAGAGGAAAATGATAGGGAGACAGTCCTCAAAATACCTTGCATGGCAGGAATTTGCTCGTAAGAACAAGGATGGGAAGGATAAAAGTGGATGTTAGAATGGCATTATAATATTCAGTTCACCAATCTGCAAAGACCCATGTGCTAAAAGAGTGAATGAAATAGCTTAACATCTTATTATGCAATTTCTATAATTGATGATGGGCATGAAAGGAGCACTCCTGACATCCACTTCATTTGCCAGATTAACTGATGATCCTCATTTCCTCTTTAACACATATCCTCTGCATGGTATATGCTGAAAATGAGTATAATTCCCTCTAACATATTTGGGAACCTCTGTTCCCACTACAGCTTTCTTGCTTGTGGAGCCACTTGCATTTTCCCCATACCTGTTTATACTAGTTAAACTTATTATTGTAATTATGTTAATTAATTATTATGTGAACCaatgaaatgtgaaaaaaaaataccactaaAGAAGTTGCTGTCAAACGAAGTGTAAGCAAGACAATTGCAAAAGCCTAGCAAAAATTAGTAAATATCCGTACTTATTTTGCAGGCGAATGACAAACATTTGTAGTATACATTAAAATGGAAAGTTTAAGATACATATGCATCATGTTTTAATCATGCTATTTTAATTGACTTTTCTGTCCACCAATCACCTACCAGGGTTGGAGAAGAGAGCTTTTACTATGTGCTATATTTGTGTAGCACTTTGGATCCTTCCTTCTATAAAAACATAAGctgcctagaaaaacaaaaataaaagatggaGCCTACATGCTTTCGTGGCTGTGTTCAGTACTTTTGTGTGAAACTTTAGTACAGAGTATAATACCACATGTCTGCTTTGCCTGTTCCTGTTAGTCTTAGGCTAATGTTCCTCTTATGCATGAAATTTTGCAGCAGGAATATATGGGGCTCACTAGGAATTATGCATTTAGATGCCAGGTTGCTGTCGTCATTGTTTCTTCATGGGCCAATGTGTATGGTGTTTTGATAGTTATCTCTGAAAGGAGCCTTAGAAAGAATCTAGCGCAGTGTTCTTGTGTTAAACACGAGTAgcggcaggtgtttggcctagcgatTAAAACATCTGCAACCCAGATCCGAtttgcttgggtttgagtcctgcctccagctcttgactccagcttcctgctaatttagaCTTTAGGAGGGAGCAGTGATGGTTCACATAATTTGATTCCTGCCACCTAaatgggctcccagcttcaggctcagtccagacctggctattgtgggcatttgggagtgaaccagcagatgggagtgctctcaattctctctctgtctctctctctccctccctccctccctccccttctcaaataaataaaatatattttcatcaaaaaaagttttaaatagagTAAACCAAGCACAAGGAATGAAGAAACTTTctcagtgtaaaaaaaaaatttttttttagattttttttttaaatttatttgacaggtagagttacggacagtgagagagagagagacagagagaaaggtcttccttctgttggttcactctccaaatggctgccatggccagagctatgccaaatggccatgcgggtgcagggtcccaaacacttgggccatcctccactgccctcctgggccacagcagagagctggactggaagaggagcaaccaagactagaacccagcacgcatatgggatgcttgcgccgcaggcggaggattaacctagtgcaccaccacactggccctagtgtaaacatttattaaattaagggAAATGTTTATACATCCCTTAACATTGTATCTTCTCTATGATATGTAACACTTGTAATCCAAGGATCTCAAAGGATTTTTAAATTAGATAATTAACTATTCTTATACCTATATATCAAATTATCtcgtaatttttttttgagatttatttattttatttgaaaggcagggctacagaaaggtaatgacagagagagagagagagagagagagagagagagagagagagagaggtcgtgcatctgctggttcactccccagatggccacaatggccagagctgtgtcaatctgaagctaggagccaagaacatcccctgggcctcccacacggatgcaggggctcaaggacttggaccatcttctactgctttttcaggccataacagagagctggattggaagtggagcatccggggcttgaaccggtgtccatttgggatgccagcactgcaagcgtggcttcacctgccatgccacagcactgaccctatTCTCCTAATTTCTAGCAGCTGGGTTACCTCCTGTCAGACACTGAATTAAAGTTCAACATTCTCTTTGCTGGTGAATCAGTTAAGAGTTACATTAATCTGAGAATAAGACTCCTGAAAAACAAGGGTTATTTTTATCACTTAAGTCACAAGTAGGCAATCCAGGCCTCATCTGTCTCCTCTGGGTTCTCATACTGTCATCAGAAACATTTATGCTttctctggttttttttgttcAGCCATTTTCAGAGTGTGCTTATCATCTCATACTTAGATAATCCACCTCAAGTATTGTGGGCTTGCTTTGGCAGAAGTAATAGGAAGGAGGGGAAAAAAGCATGAAGCTGATCTGGCTTGCCTTCAAAAACAGATTTTCTGAAACTGCTCCTAGTCATTTTATCTTCCACCTGACTGGCCAACCATGTCACATGACCACTTGTATCTGCAAGAGAGGCTGGGAAATGTGGTTTTTGGCTGAACATTTTGCCACCTCTAAACAACTGAGGCAGTTagtaaggaagaaggagagaataAGTGTTGGGTAATTAGCCATCTCTGTCACTGCAGTACTGGTGCCAAAATGAGAAAGACTGTATGAGACCTCCCATGTACCTGGCACTTAATAGATGCGGAAAAGCTGGTAgctcttattttcttaaaaaaaaaaaaaaaaaaaaatgaaaccagtgGTGATGTCCCAGATTTCTTCCATAGAAAttgtgaagaaatattttcatacaGGTAGTGAATCaaatataacaataaaataatctttaataaaaaacaaacttttactAAACTGCCATGTAGCGTTAAAATATTTGGAGACATGTGTTTGGCAGTGGTAATGATGCAATTGGGTccccttcatcccatatcagacggCCTGGCTCAAGTTTTGACTCTgcccctgactccaacttcctgctaatgtgcaccctgggtggcagcaggtaaatattcaagtagttgggtccctgccacccaagacctgttgagttccaggctccttgctttgtcctAGCACAGTCCtgggtgtgggcatttgagagggtcaaccagcagagggaagatctgtctctgtgtctctctctttcaaataaagtcaaaataaacaaataatttttttacaaaatcagCACTAAAATATTAgtacaacaattttttaaaactcatttgaTTAACCAGATTATCATTTGAACATTGGTCAGTGAATGTGTACTATagtctgaaaatttttaaatacatcacTTTTTTCTCTCCTTATGTTTTCATCAGTTGgaaaatattcattatatttgtaaaataaaatattgtgtatTTTATCTAAGTAAATTGGTGACATGTTGAGTAAACAACATCCGTTGAGTCATTAAAATTGCATTACGAATTTTTTTTGTACTGTTCGTACATTGTTAAGTGAAAATCTTGACCTTTGAAAGATGTTCCTGTGGAGATCATTGGGTTTCCGATTTTAGTGGCAAGAATTTTTAGTTTCTGTAGACATTAATACTAGAATGGCAATTCCAGAAGTTTTATGTATGATGTTTGTTTTGTGAAGCAACAATAagaaaaaggcaaatatttttagaaaagtaaCTCTTtttcacatacagaaataaaaacatcttaGCATTTCATAGATATAAAAGTATCTAGAACTAACATCTGCCTCACACACGTGATATATTGTGCAGTTAATCCCATGATAAAATAGAAAGCtaaccagctgttgcagccaaacgGGGAGTgaagaccccctccccacccacctctgcctctgtgtaactctgcctttcaaataaataaataaatattaaaaatagaaagctgggagctagcgctgtggcacagcaggttgaggccctggcctggggcacctgcatccctcatatggccgccagttctagtcctggctgctccttttccgatctagctctctgctgtggcctgggatggtagtgaaggatgacccaagttcttgggcccctgcacccatgtgggagaccagggggaggctcctggctcctggcttcggatcggcatagctgcagccattgcgaccatctggggagtgaacc
This window contains:
- the LOC133762348 gene encoding ATP synthase-coupling factor 6, mitochondrial-like produces the protein MTVHRLLRFSSVVQSAVPVHLQRNIGNTAVAVEFNKELHLVQKLCMNKTREYKSKRQASGGPVGVHPECQQDLKRELFKLKQIFGKADLNTFPQI